A window of the Brassica oleracea var. oleracea cultivar TO1000 chromosome C1, BOL, whole genome shotgun sequence genome harbors these coding sequences:
- the LOC106307617 gene encoding putative glucose-6-phosphate 1-epimerase, with protein MGNKANLIFLWAMLVAVVAMAKEHRPFERTKGINGLEKIIVRDRRGRSFEVYLYGGQVTSWKNEKGEDLLFMSTKAIFKPPTPIRGGIPVLFPQYANTGPLPSHGFVRQRFWEIDANPPHLPSHPSSGAHVDLILKSSEADLKIWPNKFVYRLRVALGHGGDLTLTSRVKNSDVKPFNFTVGLHPYFSVSDISQIQVEGLQNLDYLDQQKNRTRFTDHGKVITFNSQLDRLYLRTPKKIRIVDHNKKKTIVVHKEGYADAVVWNPWEKKVSDLGVEDYKRFVAVEPVAVEKPIILKPRQEWKGVLQVSVVPSGCSRKPCIPHT; from the exons ATGGGGAATAAGGCAAATCTGATCTTCTTATGGGCTATGCTCGTTGCAGTAGTCGCCATGGCCAAGGAGCATCGTCCCTTTGAGCGGACTAAGGGCATCAATGGTCTCGAGAAGATCATCGTCCGCGACCGTCGCGGTCGATCTTTCGAG GTTTATTTGTATGGAGGTCAAGTGACTTCTTGGAAGAATGAGAAAGGAGAGGATTTACTTTTTATGAGTACCAAG GCTATATTCAAGCCTCCAACACCTATTCGTGGAGGGATTCCAGTATTGTTTCCGCAA TACGCTAACACTGGTCCACTTCCCTCACATGGGTTTGTCAGACAAAGGTTCTGGGAAATTGATGCTAATCCACCTCATTTACCATCACATCCTTCTTCTGGTGCTCACGTTGACCTCATCCTAAAATCATCCGAAGCTGATTTGAAGATCTGGCCTAATAA ATTTGTATATCGCCTGAGAGTAGCATTGGGGCATGGTGGAGACTTGACTTTGACGTCTCGTGTTAAAAACTCTGATGTAAAGCCGTTTAACTTCACTGTTGGTCTTCACCCCTATTTCTCTGTTTCCGATATCAG TCAAATCCAGGTGGAAGGATTGCAAAATTTGGATTATCTTGACCAACAAAAGAACAGAACACGTTTCACTGACCATGGCAAAGTTATAACTTTTAATTCTCAG CTTGACAGGCTTTACCTGAGGACTCCAAAAAAGATCAGAATCGTGGACCACAATAAAAAGAAGACAATCGTGGTACACAAGGAAGGATATGCTGATGCAG TGGTGTGGAATCCATGGGAGAAGAAAGTGTCCGATTTGGGAGTTGAAGATTACAAACGTTTTGTTGCTGTGGAACCCGTTGCGGTCGAGAAACCGATCATATTGAAACCTAGACAAGAGTGGAAAGGAGTACTCCAAGTCTCTGTGGTTCCTTCTGGTTGCTCCAGAAAGCCATGCATTCCACATACTTAA
- the LOC106307609 gene encoding putative glucose-6-phosphate 1-epimerase, with amino-acid sequence MGNKGNLGYLIFLWATLVAVVAMATAQRPFERTKGINGLEKIIVRDDRGRSFEVYLYGGQVASWKNEKGEELLVMSSKAIFKPPIPIRGGIPILFPQYANTGPLPSHGFVRQRFWEIDTNPPQLPSNSYYKAWVDLILRSSQDDLKIWPHKFEYRLRVHLGTEGDLILTSRVKNTDVKPFNFTMALHPYFSVSDISEIQVDGLQNLNYLDQLKNRTRFTDHDKTITFKSQFDRIYLSTPNDIRIVDKKKQKTIVVHKEGQVDAVVWNPWEKKVEDLGTEDYRRFVTVESAAVEKPITVNPGQEWKGILQMSVVPSSLSSRKLDVKKVMHSSSY; translated from the exons ATGGGGAATAAAGGAAATCTCGGATATCTCATCTTCTTATGGGCAACTCTCGTTGCAGTAGTCGCCATGGCCACCGCGCAGCGTCCCTTTGAGCGGACTAAGGGCATCAATGGTCTTGAAAAGATCATCGTCCGTGACGATCGTGGCAGATCTTTTGAG GTTTACTTGTATGGAGGTCAAGTAGCTTCTTGGAAGAATGAGAAAGGAGAGGAGTTACTTGTTATGAGTAGCAAG GCTATATTCAAGCCTCCAATACCAATTCGTGGAGGAATTCCGATATTGTTTCCGCAA TACGCTAACACTGGTCCACTTCCCTCGCATGGATTTGTAAGACAAAGGTTCTGGGAAATAGATACTAATCCACCTCAGCTGCCATCAAACTCTTACTATAAAGCTTGGGTTGACCTAATCCTAAGGTCATCCCAAGATGATTTGAAGATCTGGCCTCATAA GTTTGAGTACAGACTGAGAGTACATTTGGGAACTGAAGGAGATTTGATATTGACATCTCGTGTTAAGAATACTGATGTAAAGCCGTTTAACTTCACAATGGCTCTTCACCCCTATTTCTCTGTTTCCGATATCAG TGAAATTCAGGTGGACGGATTGCAGAATCTGAATTATCTTGACCAACTAAAGAACAGAACACGTTTTACTGATCATGACAAGACTATAACTTTTAAATCTCAG TTTGACAGGATATACCTAAGCACTCCAAATGACATCAGAATCGTGGACAAGAAGAAACAGAAGACAATTGTTGTACACAAGGAGGGACAAGTTGATGCTG TGGTGTGGAATCCATGGGAGAAGAAAGTGGAGGACTTGGGAACTGAAGACTACAGGCGTTTTGTAACGGTGGAAAGCGCTGCGGTAGAGAAACCGATCACAGTGAATCCAGGACAAGAGTGGAAAGGAATACTCCAAATGAGTGTGGTTCCTTCGAGTTTATCCAGTAGAAAGCTTGATGTAAAGAAAGTCATGCATTCATCCTCATACTAA
- the LOC106314832 gene encoding nifU-like protein 3, chloroplastic, with amino-acid sequence MGSVSGQTRIATMNLSLSSSEKSSNYRSSLLNSKNAVSDSYGVSSKCSTFLRGQFQRIQLSSVRQTRPLPKRAGHVVSPSCVMPLTEENVERVLDEVRPALMADGGNVALHEIDGLVVVLKLQGACGSCPSSSMTLKMGIESRLRDKIPEIMSVEQFLEAETGGLELNEENIEKVLAELRPYLSGTGGGGLELVEIDGYIVKIRLTGPAAGVMTVRVALTQKLRENIPSIGAVQLLE; translated from the exons ATGGGTTCGGTTTCGGGTCAAACCCGAATTGCTACGATGAACCTCTCCCTCTCCTCATCAGAGAAGAGCTCTAATTATCGCTCCTCGCTTCTCAACTCTAAG AACGCAGTTTCAGATAGTTACGGGGTCTCTTCAAAATGCAGCACATTCCTCAGGGGCCAATTCCAAAGAATACAACTGTCTTCTGTTCGCCAAACTCGCCCTTTGCCAAAACGTGCAG GCCACGTTGTGTCTCCCAGCTGCGTGATGCCCCTGACGGAAGAGAATGTTGAGAGAGTGCTCGACGAAGTTCGCCCCGCGCTGATGGCAGACGGAGGAAACGTGGCGCTGCACGAAATCGACGGGCTTGTGGTGGTTCTTAAGCTACAAGGAGCTTGTGGTTCGTGTCCCAGCTCGTCGATGACGTTAAAGATGGGTATCGAGAGTCGTCTCCGTGACAAGATTCCAGAGATCATGTCCGTCGAGCAGTTTCTTGAAGCGGAGACTGGAGGGTTAGAGCTCAACGAGGAAAACATCGAAAAG GTTCTCGCTGAGCTGCGGCCTTACCTATCAGGAACAGGAGGAGGGGGGCTTGAGCTTGTTGAGATCGATGGTTATATAGTTAAGATTCGGCTCACTGGACCAGCTGCTGGAGTCATGACGGTTCGTGTCGCGTTGACTCAGAAACTGAGGGAAAACATTCCTTCAATAGGTGCAGTCCAGCTTCTAGAGTGA